The Triticum dicoccoides isolate Atlit2015 ecotype Zavitan chromosome 6A, WEW_v2.0, whole genome shotgun sequence genome has a window encoding:
- the LOC119314587 gene encoding uncharacterized protein LOC119314587, with product MSRRRRRLPPSPAAAPPLEDENLLSEILLRLPPDPSSLPRASVVSKRWRRLISDPGFSRRFRLHHRRNPPLLGSFSHLYFVPTMEAPNRVPDGHFCLQVDEDEVTDHFICLGCRHGLVLIFHVRRLQVLVWDPVTGELHRVAAPPGFDAKERPISGAVLRAAGDIQHFQVVLVTTQTDDQQHTRAMAKVYSSGSGNWGDIFSTLLPSQASRHEIPTMIGIEFPAVLVGHSLYWLLTDSRDGILKFDLDRQSLSVIHVPVNIYAHGNWQFTVMRAEGGGLGGLFLSKFTAQLWKWKTGSDGVASWVLGKTIELDKLLSISSKKREPPMILGFAEDNNVVFLWTDLDVFMIQLQSLQFKNLGETNILSRYHPLESVYAAGMGIGGGRGGAELLPNT from the exons atgagccgccgccgccgccgccttccaccATCGCCGGCGGCCGCGCCGCCGCTGGAGGACGAGAACCTCCTCTCTGAGATCCTCCTCCGCCTGCCCCCAGATCCGTCCTCCCTCCCTCGCGCCTCCGTCGTCTCCAAGCGTTGGCGACGCCTCATCTCCGACCCCGGCTTCTCCCGCCGcttccgcctccaccaccgccgcaACCCTCCTCTCCTCGGATCCTTCAGCCATTTATACTTCGTACCCACCATGGAGGCCCCCAATCGTGTCCCGGATGGCCACTTCTGCTTGCAGGTCGACGAAGACGAGGTCACCGACCACTTCATATGCCTCGGGTGCCGCCATGGCCTCGTGCTCATCTTCCATGTGAGGCGGCTCCAGGTCCTGGTGTGGGACCCCGTCACCGGCGAACTGCATCGCGTTGCCGCTCCCCCGGGATTCGATGCGAAGGAGAGGCCGATTAGCGGGGCGGTGCTTCGCGCTGCTGGAGACATCCAACACTTCCAGGTGGTATTGGTAACCACACAGACAGACGACCAACAGCATACACGAGCGATGGCCAAGGTTTACTCGTCGGGGAGTGGCAACTGGGGTGATATCTTCTCAACACTGCTTCCATCCCAGGCTTCTAGGCACGAAATTCCCACCATGATCGGTATAGAATTTCCTGCTGTCCTAGTTGGGCATTCCCTTTACTGGTTGCTTACTGACAGTCGGGATGGCATCCTCAAGTTTGATTTGGATAGGCAGAGCTTAAGTGTGATACATGTGCCAGTGAATATCTATGCTCATGGTAATTGGCAGTTCACGGTTATGCGGGCGGAGGGCGGTGGGCTTGGTGGCCTCTTTCTGTCAAAATTCACTGCCCAATTATGGAAGTGGAAGACCGGTTCTGATGGTGTTGCGTCATGGGTGCTGGGAAAAACCATTGAACTAGACAAGCTCCTTTCCATTAGTTCAAAGAAGAGAGAGCCTCCAATGATACTAGGGTTTGCTGAGGACAATAATGTGGTGTTCCTGTGGACAGATTTGGACGTGTTCATGATCCAGCTTCAGTCATTGCAGTTCAAGAACCTTGGCGAAACTAACATCTTGTCTCGCTATCATCCACTTGAAAGTGTGTATGCTGCAG GCATGGGCATTGGTGGTGGACGTGGTGGAGCTGAACTTCTGCCCAATACATAA